The Agarilytica rhodophyticola genome has a window encoding:
- a CDS encoding MFS transporter, with product MSFSVSLPVSTEVNGLPLKLKLIYSMGNMGIGMLTVMHMFYLVYFFFPPKEAGIAYLIPQTSFFIGLTVLGVIMSLSRILDAMLDPVLANFSDRLNHPLGKRIPIMRCAALPFAFFYVLVFFVPISNAVSYYNVVWLFVCLLLSAVAFTSYMIPFYSLMVDLAKSSDDKVDLGTISSAFWFIGFLLVSFTPTMWDVVMNLFGVSKIWAIRITFSITACLGFIALMVPALFIDERDFASGAIKKSHKMLPSLKKVMQNRSFRFFLASNASYTIATYIFEAGLIYFITVLAVLDAGLVQGPLTVVIGGLTLACYPLINRLAKSKGKSYVLKISLLLFATTFVVISCFGMTDIHPYILFLLVILFSPFAQASFGILPNVMTSDCAAYDTYKNGDDQAGMYIGINGFCIKCGSSLGMIIFTSLLLFGKDIGDDMGIRLATMVGAVVSLLGVVFLIYYDEKEILTYTK from the coding sequence ATGAGTTTTTCTGTATCACTACCAGTGTCGACAGAGGTAAATGGGTTGCCACTGAAGCTGAAATTGATCTATTCCATGGGAAATATGGGTATTGGCATGCTGACTGTTATGCACATGTTTTACCTCGTGTATTTCTTTTTTCCACCTAAAGAGGCGGGAATTGCCTATCTTATCCCGCAAACAAGTTTCTTTATTGGTTTAACGGTCTTAGGTGTCATCATGTCCCTTAGTCGTATTCTCGATGCCATGCTTGACCCGGTGCTAGCCAATTTTAGTGACCGGCTAAATCATCCTCTCGGTAAAAGAATTCCTATCATGCGTTGCGCTGCGCTGCCTTTTGCTTTTTTCTATGTATTAGTATTTTTCGTTCCTATAAGTAATGCAGTCAGTTATTACAATGTCGTTTGGCTGTTTGTTTGCTTGCTATTGAGTGCCGTCGCTTTCACGTCTTATATGATACCTTTTTATTCTCTCATGGTAGATTTGGCCAAATCCAGTGACGATAAAGTAGATTTGGGTACTATTAGCAGCGCATTTTGGTTTATTGGATTTTTGCTTGTTTCTTTTACACCCACTATGTGGGATGTGGTTATGAATTTGTTCGGCGTCTCAAAGATTTGGGCGATACGTATCACTTTTTCAATCACAGCATGCTTAGGTTTCATAGCGCTAATGGTGCCGGCGCTATTTATAGATGAACGGGATTTTGCCAGTGGCGCGATTAAAAAAAGTCACAAAATGTTACCTTCATTAAAGAAGGTCATGCAAAACCGGAGTTTTCGCTTTTTTTTAGCGAGTAATGCCAGTTATACCATCGCAACATATATTTTCGAAGCGGGCTTGATCTACTTTATTACGGTATTAGCGGTGTTGGATGCTGGCCTTGTGCAAGGTCCTTTGACAGTTGTTATAGGCGGCTTAACACTCGCATGTTACCCACTAATTAATCGGCTAGCAAAGAGCAAAGGCAAAAGCTATGTTTTAAAAATTAGTTTGTTGCTATTTGCTACGACTTTCGTGGTTATTTCATGCTTTGGTATGACAGATATTCATCCCTATATTTTATTTCTTCTGGTTATTTTATTTTCACCATTTGCACAAGCGTCTTTCGGTATCCTGCCTAATGTCATGACATCCGATTGTGCTGCCTATGACACCTATAAAAATGGTGATGACCAAGCGGGGATGTATATTGGTATTAATGGCTTTTGCATCAAGTGTGGTAGTAGCCTTGGAATGATTATATTTACTTCATTACTTTTGTTCGGCAAGGATATCGGAGACGATATGGGAATCCGTCTCGCTACTATGGTTGGTGCTGTGGTTTCGCTACTTGGTGTTGTATTTTTAATATACTACGATGAAAAAGAGATTTTGACCTACACAAAATAA